The genome window CCCGTCATACGATTAAGTTGCACAAATCGAATAGTTCATGTTTTGATTTCACAAATCGtaaaatatgaatttaaaaatttcaaaatgcttGATACCAAGTCCCAAGAAAATAGACACAGTTTGTTGCATGCGTTTATTACGTTTTTCCTTGTGTATATAAAATAATACGAAGTCATGGTCTGCTCCATGTAAGCAATAGAATAACTGCAATCTCGAAACAAATTCAAGTTGAAAGTTGAAGAGTGGTCGCTGCTTGCGAAAGAATTTTTGATAGCTAAGCTTGTGGGTGATAGCTACGCCTTGACGCGTGAAAGACgtttgaattattgaaaattgatcgAATTATATGAATTGATATTCGGAGAATAGAAAATTCTTTCGTATCCGACCACGCGCGACGTGTTCCTCGTGAATTAATTCACTTGATATCTCTTGTAATGCTTTTCTCCAACGCATCCGAAAAACATACTTAATTTAGGCGTATATCTTACTTGGCAGCGTTTTAAGTATTATTTTAATCAAGGTTTCTGCACCAAAAGCAAAGTGCAGCGTATCTGCAGTACAGGGGATTGGTGGCGAAATTTCGGGCTGATAAAGCGGGCAAAGAGAACAAGATTGGTAGCGGAGCCGAGCCTTACTGTCCAGAAGAAGCTCTCAGCGATAATGACGATATTGATAAGAGCCAGAGACAATCATCTCAAAGCGGTAAATGTGTTTCTCTCACAATTAACTGAAAAATTATACGTTTCCCTTAATCCTAGGTTACTACCATTGAGTGGTTTTGAACGAAACCATCATTGGTCAACAAAATTAAGAAAGAGATTTGTGCATTACTAGCACCTCGTAGAGGCCGACAGCAGTAATAATTGAACAAGCTGAAAAATGGTAGTAACTTGTGGTTGATAAACACAGAATATTTAATGTTCTCCCTAGATCATTACAAAGAGGACAGTAGAgaagaacgaaaaagaaaacggcgAAGCCGTTGGAGCGAGCCTGATGATAAAGTTAATGTTCCTGCAATGAACATTCGAACTGCGAACAGGCCTGATTGCGGTCCTATCTATCATCAACCTGGTATAGCTATGTCGGCTCAAATTGGCCAATCGGCTAGCACTGGCATTCCGTCGCTAAAAAACCAAAGTGCCAGAGGAAAGAATCCGATGTTGAGTAAAATATCAAGAAACGATCCTGCATTGATACAATATGCTCGTCAGACCTTTGGTACACTCGATCTTAGCGAGGAACAATGGAAAAAGGCAGAAGATCATTACAAAGTTAGTATTTGTGTAAAGAGATACAACTTTCTaataaatccaaaaaattattttaagaaGACCTTTCAATGCTGTACAATATTGAAGGCGTTTAACGAGTTTGAGATTGTTCTATCCACAGATCAATCTTTTGTATCAAAACTTGCTAAAAAAACGGGAAGAAGTGAAACGTTTGGAGGCCCAAGGGAAACACAAATACGAGTACGATAGCGATGAGGAAGTTGAAGGGGGGACTTGGGAACACAAAATAAGATCCGCTGAGATGGAAGCGACGCAAATGTGGGCTGAAGAATTGACTGCTCAGGCGGAAGGCAAACACCATATTGGTGATTTCCTGCCTCCTGATGAGCTCAAGCGGTTCATGGAACAGTATAGTGCCCTTAAACAAGGCAAAGAACCCGATCTCAGCGATTACAAAGAGTTCAAACTAAAAGAGGACAACATAGGTAAATGACAATTACGAAATCAACGGAAAAAGTTGAATCATCGCTACTAAATATGCGAATGTTTCTTCAGGCTTTCAAATGTTACAAAAACTGGGCTGGAGCGAAGGTCAAGGGCTTGGAACTGAGGGAAGCGGTCGTGTTGAACCTGTCAATAAGTCAGTTGATCTTTTACTCTGCCCAATGTCTCAAtctttttttgtataaaaattctATGGTTTTTTTCTCAGAGCGACGAACAGGCTCGACAGTTCAGGCCTCGGTTCGGAACGACCGGACGGCATATCGCGAGACGATGACGAGTTTGACGCGTATAGAAAACGAATGATGCTTGCCTATAGATTTAGGCCGAATCCCCTGGTAAATACGAATATTACGCtttaaataataatatgaTCATCCATAACATTTTTAGCAGTTTTATCctcgagaaaaatggaaaaaaaatatttactcgATAGCTTGCTCCATCATATGGAATTAATATTGTCTTTGAAACGTGTGCAGCTCgtccttaagatgatggatcagtcggtaatcacaaacgtgagtgcgagagagatagttgcaaattttgaaagggaaatttttccacatcgttcgtctgatcgaaaaaataaaaatgtcatcggatttttgcgatcgtgctgcgtacgatgacatttttattattttaatcggacgaacgttgtcaaagagtttcaatttcaaaaattcgaggtgtgattaccgactgatccatcgtcTTAAAGACTtccgacatttcgaaaagacattttttttcttttttccttctttttcagaACAATCCAAGGAGACCGTATTACTAATTTAACATGGATCATGATCACCATGCTCGTGATTGTACGGATTAACAGAATCAACTGAAAATCTTCGTTTTCACATTcagcaaaaaaacaaaacagcaTAAATAAAGAATGGTcgttattttatatatattataaatatCGAGTACggtaaatattatattatctTACGACACTGTTgactcgaagaaaaagaagtaaAGCGttggataatgaaaaaaacaaatgtgaAATATGTATTTCATAGTATACGAACGTACCTACGTTCGTCCCCTATCCGTTTCTTTCGCAATTTGATTTTCCCCGGGTATACTTGTATCAAATAATCTTTTGTCGTCGTAGCGAGCTTGAGCGAATTTCCATTCGTGCTCATCATAAGATATGAAACTAAAATTCAGATTGTTAACGATCGGGTCGTTGAGTCGTATCATTCGAACAATCAAAGAATATTTCGCttccattttatttcgaataatatatatatatatttgtatttggTTTAACAATTCTGCATTCTCCACCGAGTGTAGTTAACGAGTCGGACATCTTCCGAAGTTGACCGACACGGAAAAGCGCCACGTGTTGTATAAAACTCCAAAATGAAAAGCTACTGGCTAAAACAGTGGAAAGTATTCCCGTTACATCGTTATTCCCCCAGCGTTCCCAGCCAACGAAATACTTGTTTACAAATATGCAACGTTGAGAAGAGCAGCCCCATTGGTCCCCCGTGGTGCGGCGATTCTACTATCTCGTACATCGATTCGCTCCACGTTGCGTACATCAACCAATTAGACGAAGAAGAGTGatacgaagaaaaaggaaagggTTTCTCAATGTGCACAGATCTAAAACGATCGGAGCAAACATCACGATGATTTCCGGCCTCCAACAGCTCCGTTAGAGAGATACATGACATTCCCTTTCCCATCGGACAGGCAGCAGCGGCAGCAGACGTTTCTCCCGTTTGCTTCTCATATTCTCACGGTGCGTTACCTTTAATGGTTATATAGCGTGGCAATCCTTCACACCAATTCTCAAGAAATCAGTAGCCACCAATATAATCATAATATTTGTGTTATTTTATGGAACTTGACGAATGATGTCTCATAGTGATTCGAACGATGTGATTCCCCAGACTGAAGATAacttcgattatttattcaaaatcgtATTGATCGGTGATTGCAGTACGGGAAAAACATGCGTCGTCCAAAGATTCAGATCGGGCACATTTATCGAACGTCACGGAACTACTATCGgagtcgatttttcaatgaaaaccgTTTTAGTCGATGGAAAGAGGGTCAAGGTCAGTGCTTATCATAAACCATAcagacttgaaaaaaaaaagaaaccaaGTTTCTACATTTCAATATTTGGCTTTTTCCAGATGAAAACGTCAGTTTGAGCTCATTGTTATATTCACCATCGACTGCTACTGTTATTTCAAATAACTCCTTTCATGAAATATTCTTAACAATTGCAGTAAAATTCCTGACACAGTCACAAATATAACTCTCAACAATGTATCAACTTCATCGTGTTGCAAGACCCATTTTAACGGGCTGCTGTTTGATGATGAGTCAGCTTAGATGTCGCACGTTCCATGTATACGTAATTATTGCGTCTATCACACTGGCATAACTCCATGGCTAACTACATGAGCTGATGAATATCCGCAATTAGAAGTTCAAAGCAAGTCTGAATCAATCAGATGCTGAGCAGCATTTCCATCACGGAGCTATGTGGTCGTTCTgctcatttttcgaaatttcgaaacgaacatttttttgtacatctTTCGATCTATCGTAAAAAGAGCTCGGATGGTCCACGGGGTGGGATAGCAGAGGAGAATCAGCATCACAAATGATTCACCGCTTCGAAGCATATTTTCTTCTAATGGAACATGAGAATTCACATTTTAGCTTGCTCCCTCCCCTCTCTCACTCGCACTCATACTTACGATTGGCGCATCTGTCACGTGAAATACTTCATTGACGGGGAAAAAAGCAAAGTCACGCTTCAGTTAATAACGACACGATAATAGCGTATAACTTTCATGACTGCGTCCAAAATTTAACTGTGTCGGAGGAATGGAATAGGATTTTTACCGGACGAACGTCTGATAAACGACCTTGAACATGCGTTAGGAAACTACGTGTGCCTCCGGTCGATAAAACGTTTCTCTGTATATAGCTTTATAGCTCTTGAACGATTGTGCCAAACGACTCCAAAGATAAACTCGCATCTCCGTTTAATCCGTTTCAAAATATTATCATgacaatttttgttcgtaacagattgaaatttcgaataaatttttgaaaagctccaatCTGATTCTTCGAGCAATGactttggagaaaaaatgattaactCAACTGGATTCCCATAGAAATCGAAACGCTGGATGGAATTATTCTGAACGAATGCATAATATACGTTTTTAATTTCGCAGCTGCAAATATGGGATACTGCGGGACATGAAAAATTCCGTACCATAACTCAAAGTTACTATCGATCCGCTAATGGCATAATCGTGGGTAAATATGATAATCTTGTTAGTGTTTTACGTAATATATAAAGTTTtctaaaaaataacaaagacaAACTAATTTCttactttcgtttttttccagtGTACGACATAACGAAGAGGTCGAGTTTTTTGAGTCTACAAAGATGGATCGAGGAGGTACGACGGTACACGTCCTCTCACGTGGTATTGATTTTAGTAGGTGAGCAAAACATACTGCATATTTCATTAatcaatcgaaagaaaaacgatatttGTTGCTTATCGTCgaataaattaattgaaacagAATTAAAGTTTggcaatattttcatttgtaaCAGGCAATAAATGCGACCTCGAAGGATTACGGGAGGTTGAGAAAGAAGAAGCCCAGGCGGTTTGCAAATGTCTTCCCGAAATATTGCACGTCGTTGAAACTT of Venturia canescens isolate UGA chromosome 6, ASM1945775v1, whole genome shotgun sequence contains these proteins:
- the Rab19 gene encoding ras-related protein Rab-43, whose translation is MTFPFPSDRQQRQQTFLPFASHILTTEDNFDYLFKIVLIGDCSTGKTCVVQRFRSGTFIERHGTTIGVDFSMKTVLVDGKRVKLQIWDTAGHEKFRTITQSYYRSANGIIVVYDITKRSSFLSLQRWIEEVRRYTSSHVVLILVGNKCDLEGLREVEKEEAQAVCKCLPEILHVVETSAKENTNIDTIFYCMASELKKRHENRQLKVNDEDVVKLGSGRELRPCSGCPYRMS